A single window of Paenibacillus sp. SYP-B4298 DNA harbors:
- a CDS encoding YneF family protein yields MFWNIAIPIVTLILGLVGGFFIGVFYLRKQLEKMQSDPEMLQKMAKQMGYNMNKQQMQRAQQMMKNQQRRK; encoded by the coding sequence ATGTTTTGGAATATTGCAATTCCGATTGTAACGCTCATATTGGGCCTTGTAGGCGGCTTCTTCATCGGTGTCTTCTATCTCCGCAAGCAATTGGAGAAGATGCAGAGCGATCCGGAGATGCTGCAGAAGATGGCCAAGCAGATGGGATATAATATGAACAAGCAGCAGATGCAGCGTGCCCAGCAAATGATGAAAAATCAACAGCGCCGCAAATAG
- a CDS encoding alpha/beta hydrolase — MNTTILSPVPLDGGFSPVPQPVLQPHPGRRPEPASELARTRHIAIAVVSSFVVFILFALVAFHGYVAWMLAYPYVAPLTSNPMLAKNLPYHDVQFSSASGKTTVDGWYIPAADASAKTVIFSHGYGANREETWVPMYELAELLHRLKYNVLMFDYGYASAAHKSPATGGQEESQQLLAAIQYARSAGAQEVVVWGFSMGAGTALQTALQTNQIDAMILDSTFLPDPDTLFYNVQQIIDLPRYPSLALINKLLPLWTNTSLDAIPAAQVKQNAYSIPIYMIHGTADSKAPVAVAEQIFGAQRNPLSRSWIVQEGQHELLYRAHPKEYIQRAAVFLSQVESEAARSTQQPG; from the coding sequence ATGAACACCACGATTCTGTCCCCTGTGCCGCTGGATGGAGGCTTCTCCCCGGTTCCCCAGCCGGTGCTGCAGCCTCATCCGGGAAGGCGGCCTGAGCCTGCCTCTGAGCTGGCGCGCACTAGGCACATCGCCATAGCCGTCGTGTCGTCTTTTGTCGTATTTATACTGTTTGCGCTGGTTGCCTTTCACGGGTATGTCGCCTGGATGCTGGCCTATCCATATGTGGCTCCGCTCACCTCCAATCCGATGCTTGCCAAAAATTTACCTTATCATGATGTGCAGTTCAGCAGTGCCAGCGGCAAGACGACTGTCGATGGCTGGTATATTCCTGCTGCGGACGCTTCCGCAAAGACCGTTATTTTCAGCCATGGCTACGGTGCGAACCGGGAGGAAACCTGGGTGCCGATGTATGAGCTGGCCGAGCTGCTGCATCGCTTGAAGTATAACGTGCTTATGTTCGATTACGGCTACGCCTCCGCTGCTCACAAGTCCCCTGCTACAGGAGGGCAGGAGGAATCCCAGCAGCTACTGGCAGCTATTCAATATGCACGCAGTGCGGGCGCCCAAGAGGTTGTCGTCTGGGGCTTCTCGATGGGGGCCGGGACAGCGCTACAGACAGCACTGCAGACTAACCAGATCGATGCGATGATTCTGGACAGCACCTTCCTGCCTGATCCAGACACATTGTTCTATAATGTTCAACAGATCATTGACCTGCCACGCTACCCCTCCCTGGCGCTGATCAACAAGCTGCTGCCGCTGTGGACCAACACGAGTCTCGATGCGATACCAGCCGCACAGGTCAAGCAGAATGCTTACTCGATTCCGATCTATATGATTCATGGCACAGCAGATTCCAAAGCTCCAGTAGCTGTCGCAGAGCAGATATTCGGCGCGCAGCGCAATCCGTTATCTCGCTCCTGGATTGTGCAGGAAGGGCAGCATGAGCTGTTATATCGGGCGCATCCGAAGGAATATATTCAGCGGGCAGCAGTTTTTCTCAGCCAGGTCGAATCGGAAGCTGCCCGTTCAACCCAGCAACCTGGCTGA
- a CDS encoding DUF402 domain-containing protein has protein sequence MDMTYQPCIIKSFKHDGHLHRMWLQNWLVPPSRLDAAHVSESMIVLINQQTPIQESDRKVWVSKVPAVSFFIPGQWFNVVALIEDAGIRYYCNVASPPYLYEGVLTYIDYDLDVIRTWDGSMHVVDREEYEAHKLLYHYPGIVQDKVSEGLSRLIGRVRGQKAPFQDELVYRYFDEWKNREEEG, from the coding sequence ATGGATATGACCTATCAGCCGTGTATTATAAAAAGCTTCAAGCATGACGGCCATCTGCATCGGATGTGGCTCCAAAATTGGCTGGTGCCTCCATCCCGGCTAGATGCGGCACATGTCTCTGAATCCATGATTGTGCTCATTAATCAGCAGACGCCGATCCAGGAGTCGGATCGTAAGGTGTGGGTAAGCAAGGTGCCAGCGGTCTCCTTCTTTATTCCGGGGCAATGGTTCAATGTGGTTGCGCTCATCGAGGACGCTGGCATCCGCTATTATTGCAATGTCGCCTCTCCGCCCTATCTGTATGAAGGGGTGCTGACGTATATTGACTATGATCTGGATGTCATCCGCACCTGGGATGGCTCGATGCATGTCGTCGATCGTGAGGAGTACGAAGCACATAAGCTCCTGTACCATTATCCAGGCATCGTGCAGGATAAGGTATCTGAAGGCCTGTCACGCCTGATTGGAAGGGTACGGGGGCAGAAAGCGCCATTTCAGGATGAGCTGGTGTATCGTTATTTTGATGAATGGAAAAACAGGGAAGAAGAGGGATAG
- the lepB gene encoding signal peptidase I, producing MSRPPWAKELLDWLKTFAIALVIVFLLHTFVFNLSTVKGQSMEPTLQDAEWLFVNKVVYLLGSPERGDVVIVEDPEHELKKSEFLVKRVIAVPGDRIEIRGKRLYLNGEQLVEPYTDLDIEDNDYGPLTVEPGSYFIMGDNRHAGASRDSRAFGTVAEGMIKGRADFILWPITDMKRL from the coding sequence ATGAGTCGTCCACCCTGGGCAAAGGAACTGCTGGACTGGTTGAAAACATTTGCGATTGCACTGGTGATTGTATTTTTACTTCATACCTTCGTATTCAATCTGTCCACAGTCAAGGGACAATCGATGGAGCCTACGCTTCAGGATGCCGAGTGGTTGTTTGTGAACAAAGTGGTCTACCTTCTTGGTTCGCCTGAGCGGGGGGATGTCGTCATTGTCGAAGACCCGGAGCATGAATTGAAAAAGTCTGAATTTTTGGTCAAACGGGTAATCGCTGTGCCTGGCGACAGGATTGAAATTCGCGGCAAGCGGCTGTACTTGAATGGCGAGCAGCTCGTGGAGCCGTACACAGACCTGGATATTGAGGACAACGATTATGGCCCGTTAACGGTGGAGCCGGGGAGCTACTTCATTATGGGCGATAATCGGCATGCCGGAGCGAGCCGGGACAGCCGTGCGTTTGGCACCGTGGCGGAGGGCATGATCAAGGGCCGCGCAGATTTCATATTATGGCCGATCACGGATATGAAGCGGCTCTAG
- a CDS encoding IclR family transcriptional regulator yields MEEHKSTVRSVERALDILLCFTAGTDLAMSEIAERVGLHKSTVHRMLATLEEKGFIARDSASDRYRLGMRIWELSTHLSNYDDPAILLLPEMERLRDQLDETVSLYVRDGEDRLRIQAVQSGQAIRRVAPVGARMPLYVGASSKVLLAFAAEAEREAVMAAKSWPASVSRKQFMEQLEEIRRLGYATSVEERESGAAAVAAPIFHRSGRLAAALSVSGPASRLTLEKMSEYIPVMMNSARLMGTMVK; encoded by the coding sequence ATGGAAGAGCACAAGTCTACCGTGCGCTCCGTAGAGCGGGCGCTTGATATATTGCTATGCTTCACTGCGGGGACGGATCTGGCCATGAGCGAGATTGCTGAGCGAGTCGGCCTGCATAAGAGCACCGTGCACCGGATGCTGGCTACGCTTGAGGAGAAGGGGTTCATCGCACGGGACAGCGCTTCGGATCGTTATCGACTCGGGATGCGCATATGGGAGCTATCCACGCATCTGTCGAACTATGATGATCCGGCGATTCTGCTGCTGCCAGAGATGGAGCGGCTGCGTGATCAGTTGGATGAGACGGTCAGCCTGTATGTGCGGGATGGCGAGGATCGGCTGCGCATTCAGGCGGTGCAGAGCGGTCAGGCGATCCGCCGGGTTGCGCCTGTAGGCGCGCGAATGCCGCTATATGTCGGCGCATCCAGCAAGGTGCTGCTCGCCTTTGCGGCTGAGGCAGAGAGGGAGGCGGTCATGGCAGCCAAGTCGTGGCCGGCTTCGGTGAGCCGCAAGCAATTCATGGAGCAATTAGAGGAAATTCGCCGTCTCGGCTATGCTACGAGTGTGGAGGAGCGGGAGAGTGGAGCGGCCGCAGTCGCCGCGCCGATCTTCCATCGCTCCGGGCGGCTTGCTGCAGCGCTGTCTGTGTCGGGCCCCGCGTCGCGTCTGACGCTGGAGAAGATGAGCGAATATATCCCCGTCATGATGAATTCAGCGCGGCTGATGGGAACGATGGTCAAATAA
- a CDS encoding GNAT family N-acetyltransferase: MHVRSFQLSDYRPVTQLLESVLTEECYEQTMEAFARQLSWDSELVLVASMNDQIVGMIIGTIDNNKGYYYRVAVHREYQRQGIGKELIAGLRQRFAQRNVTKIMITADEHNEPILSWYESMGFAAKDFLRSIQKLSIVAG, encoded by the coding sequence ATGCACGTTCGTTCTTTTCAACTATCCGATTATCGGCCAGTCACCCAGTTGCTTGAGTCTGTACTTACTGAGGAATGTTACGAACAAACGATGGAGGCCTTTGCCAGACAATTGTCCTGGGACAGCGAGCTTGTACTCGTAGCCAGCATGAATGATCAGATTGTCGGCATGATTATTGGCACAATTGACAATAATAAGGGCTATTACTACCGTGTTGCGGTACATCGGGAATACCAGCGTCAAGGGATTGGCAAGGAATTGATCGCGGGTCTGCGCCAGCGCTTTGCACAGCGCAACGTGACCAAGATCATGATTACGGCGGACGAGCATAACGAGCCGATTTTGTCTTGGTATGAGTCGATGGGCTTTGCCGCGAAGGATTTTTTGCGTTCCATTCAAAAGCTAAGCATCGTTGCAGGCTAA
- a CDS encoding Fe-Mn family superoxide dismutase, whose protein sequence is MLYIYGKQMPLRWLEEIVRWKTEEAGHTDLIRQATDGLEPEYNQLMQEWQHVFTATEQGAAQWLSQLSQAQHTQPLPAESLERIQELVHASMAQTRQFALHLDAILQQSAANRYSPVAVALLRHISDTSYRYLQKLDSGKLLLDDWRTDIAPGADAVPIGGHTLPPLPYAYNALEPYIDEETMRIHHDILHQNYVTNLNKAEKELEKARKTGNFDLVKHWERELAFNGAGHYLHTLFWETMSPQGGGAATGAIGEQIIRDFGSYEGFKKQFSQAAEKVEGGGWTILVWSPRSHRLEILQAEKHQNLSQWDVIPLLPLDVWEHAYFLKHQSKRADYIKDWWNVVNWPYVNERFLQASQLRWTPY, encoded by the coding sequence GTGCTATATATTTATGGAAAGCAGATGCCGTTGCGCTGGCTGGAGGAAATTGTACGTTGGAAGACCGAGGAGGCTGGACATACCGATCTTATCAGGCAGGCTACGGATGGCCTAGAGCCGGAATATAACCAGTTGATGCAGGAATGGCAGCATGTATTCACGGCAACCGAGCAGGGAGCTGCACAGTGGCTTAGCCAGTTGTCTCAGGCACAGCACACCCAACCGTTGCCAGCCGAGTCTCTGGAACGGATTCAAGAGCTGGTTCACGCATCGATGGCTCAGACAAGACAATTCGCCTTGCATCTGGATGCCATCCTTCAACAGAGCGCAGCGAACCGTTATTCCCCTGTGGCAGTAGCCCTTCTCCGGCATATTAGCGATACATCGTATCGGTACCTCCAGAAATTAGACAGCGGGAAGCTCCTGCTCGATGACTGGCGAACCGACATTGCGCCTGGTGCCGATGCCGTTCCGATCGGCGGACATACACTGCCCCCTCTTCCCTACGCCTACAATGCGCTGGAGCCTTATATTGATGAAGAGACGATGCGTATCCATCATGATATTCTCCATCAAAATTATGTCACGAACCTGAACAAGGCAGAGAAGGAGCTGGAGAAGGCCCGCAAGACAGGGAATTTTGATCTGGTCAAGCATTGGGAGCGGGAGCTTGCATTTAACGGGGCCGGGCATTATCTGCATACCCTGTTCTGGGAGACGATGTCGCCCCAAGGCGGCGGAGCTGCTACGGGAGCTATCGGTGAGCAGATCATTCGGGATTTTGGCAGCTATGAAGGGTTCAAGAAGCAATTCAGCCAAGCTGCAGAGAAGGTCGAGGGCGGCGGGTGGACCATCCTTGTCTGGAGTCCGCGCAGCCACCGTCTGGAAATACTCCAGGCAGAGAAGCATCAGAACCTGTCCCAGTGGGATGTCATTCCGCTGCTGCCGCTGGATGTGTGGGAGCATGCCTACTTTCTCAAGCATCAGAGCAAACGAGCCGACTACATTAAGGACTGGTGGAATGTGGTCAACTGGCCGTATGTTAACGAGAGGTTTTTGCAAGCCAGCCAACTGCGGTGGACGCCCTACTAA
- the folE gene encoding GTP cyclohydrolase I FolE has translation MAGKKDYLNSNVAANRDKLEYHVKEILKLVGEDVEREGLLETPARVTRMYEEIFAGYDVDPREVLGVTFDEQHEELVIVKDIVYYSQCEHHMAPFFGKAHIGYIPSGKIAGLSKLARLVDAITRRLQVQERITSQLADIMEEVLHPHGVMVVVEGEHLCMCSRGVKKSGSMTITSAVRGEFRTNAALRSEFMSLLKQ, from the coding sequence TTGGCTGGTAAGAAAGATTATCTTAATTCCAATGTTGCCGCTAACCGGGACAAGCTGGAATATCATGTGAAAGAGATTTTGAAGCTGGTTGGCGAGGATGTCGAACGCGAAGGGCTGCTGGAAACACCTGCCCGCGTGACCCGAATGTATGAGGAAATCTTCGCGGGCTATGACGTTGATCCGCGCGAGGTGCTTGGTGTAACCTTTGATGAGCAGCATGAGGAGCTTGTCATCGTCAAGGACATTGTCTACTATAGCCAATGCGAGCACCACATGGCGCCGTTCTTCGGCAAGGCTCATATCGGTTATATCCCGAGCGGCAAGATTGCGGGTCTGAGCAAGCTGGCGCGTCTGGTGGATGCGATCACCCGACGGCTGCAGGTGCAAGAGCGCATTACGTCTCAGCTCGCTGATATTATGGAGGAGGTACTCCATCCGCACGGCGTGATGGTCGTCGTGGAGGGAGAGCATCTGTGCATGTGTTCACGCGGTGTGAAGAAGTCAGGCAGCATGACGATTACGTCGGCGGTACGTGGCGAATTCCGCACGAACGCTGCGCTGCGCTCTGAATTCATGTCGCTGCTGAAGCAATAA
- a CDS encoding superoxide dismutase, whose translation MAHQLPALPYATDALEPHIDATTMEIHHGRHHNAYVTNLNAALESAPELQGKSINELIADLASVPEAIRTAVRNNGGGHANHSLFWETIGPNGGGAPEGALAAAIDSELGGLDKFKEDFAKAAATRFGSGWAFLAVSKDGKLKVYSLPNQDSPIMEGETPILGLDVWEHAYYLKYQNKRPDYIAAFWNVVNWAEVGKRYEAAVK comes from the coding sequence ATGGCACATCAATTACCTGCACTTCCTTATGCAACTGACGCTCTTGAACCACATATTGACGCAACAACGATGGAAATTCATCATGGGCGTCACCATAACGCATATGTAACCAACCTCAACGCAGCACTGGAATCCGCTCCTGAGCTGCAAGGCAAATCCATTAACGAGCTGATCGCTGATCTGGCGAGCGTTCCTGAGGCGATCCGTACAGCGGTTCGCAACAATGGCGGCGGACATGCGAACCACTCCCTGTTCTGGGAGACGATCGGCCCCAATGGTGGCGGCGCTCCTGAAGGCGCACTGGCAGCAGCAATCGACAGCGAGCTGGGCGGCCTCGACAAGTTCAAGGAAGACTTCGCCAAAGCAGCAGCAACTCGCTTCGGCAGCGGCTGGGCATTCCTGGCGGTATCCAAGGACGGCAAGCTGAAAGTATACAGCCTGCCGAACCAAGACAGCCCGATTATGGAAGGCGAGACCCCAATCCTCGGCCTGGACGTATGGGAGCATGCTTACTACTTGAAATATCAAAACAAACGCCCGGATTATATCGCTGCATTCTGGAATGTAGTGAACTGGGCTGAAGTGGGCAAGCGCTACGAAGCTGCTGTGAAGTAA
- a CDS encoding site-2 protease family protein: protein MKAWLSQPLPLILLVQLSLLLLYWVVNDTIFIVIQICIWVALATVTIHELGHVIAGRFMGMKLHFMSAGFLLLTPLSDQTNTLRLRVNQAWPLSFGLTSMYMDDSRDTDTTLRNRLIPYLLGGIIANAAAALLCAVLKYGVGSSSDWLSYMVIFNTILVVATGLPFIQSTDAWQCLKLYKMDAETLLVFRIRNLYYHGAAAADESKLAEWKQQAYTLKSADSIYYVGLLEAAYYCRNKQDERAIHSLQVSADALGSGEQQQIAASVLHIYRGLLTYACYGKLSESDRQLMLSVTPYYGESFLALSRGVLADLGGDRELGLALLQAAVEARYELLDHNQAAMIEYIASRIVELRQS, encoded by the coding sequence ATGAAAGCTTGGCTTAGTCAGCCTCTGCCGCTGATTCTCCTCGTTCAATTGTCTTTATTGCTCCTGTATTGGGTAGTGAACGATACCATTTTTATTGTCATTCAGATCTGTATCTGGGTGGCGCTGGCCACCGTAACGATCCATGAGCTGGGGCATGTTATAGCCGGCCGCTTCATGGGCATGAAGCTGCACTTTATGTCGGCTGGCTTTCTCTTGTTGACCCCGCTATCCGATCAGACGAATACGCTTCGGCTTCGAGTGAATCAAGCATGGCCGCTTTCCTTCGGCCTGACGAGCATGTATATGGATGATTCCCGGGATACAGATACAACATTGCGAAATCGATTGATTCCCTATCTGTTAGGTGGCATCATCGCGAATGCAGCGGCGGCTCTGCTCTGTGCGGTGTTGAAATACGGGGTAGGGAGCAGCAGTGATTGGCTGAGTTATATGGTCATATTCAACACGATCCTTGTGGTGGCAACGGGACTTCCGTTCATTCAATCTACAGATGCTTGGCAATGTCTGAAGCTGTATAAGATGGATGCAGAGACCTTGCTCGTATTTCGCATACGCAACCTGTATTATCATGGCGCAGCAGCCGCTGATGAATCGAAGCTTGCGGAATGGAAGCAACAGGCTTACACGTTGAAGTCTGCTGATAGCATCTATTATGTTGGGCTATTGGAGGCCGCCTATTATTGTCGCAACAAGCAGGATGAGCGGGCTATTCATTCGCTTCAAGTCAGCGCTGACGCGCTAGGCAGCGGGGAGCAGCAGCAGATCGCTGCATCGGTGCTCCATATCTATAGAGGCTTGCTGACTTATGCTTGCTATGGAAAGCTAAGTGAGAGTGACAGGCAACTGATGCTTAGTGTTACGCCATATTATGGGGAATCCTTTCTTGCATTGAGCCGCGGGGTGCTCGCCGATCTGGGGGGTGATCGCGAGCTCGGCCTTGCGCTGTTACAGGCTGCGGTCGAGGCCCGGTATGAGCTGTTGGATCACAACCAGGCTGCCATGATCGAGTATATTGCTAGTCGGATTGTAGAGCTGCGCCAATCATAA
- a CDS encoding GbsR/MarR family transcriptional regulator, which translates to MKYMEALTDEQQRRIGTARQRVIESIGKNMDLYGITLSIGHLYGNMYFNGAPVTLDEMSETMGMSKTSMSTGMRTLLDLKMINKVWGKGSRKDLYEVVPDWHQNFTDYFSIRWRKAVEANSNALRKSLKEIHDMRADYAEDEQLLAVLEQDESKIHDALSYYKWLLRFIDSLESGKIYDLVPLEDSDSQR; encoded by the coding sequence ATGAAATACATGGAAGCATTGACAGACGAGCAACAACGCAGAATAGGAACAGCCCGCCAACGGGTCATCGAATCCATCGGGAAGAACATGGACTTATACGGAATCACCTTATCGATTGGGCATCTGTATGGCAATATGTATTTTAACGGTGCGCCTGTGACGCTGGATGAGATGAGCGAGACGATGGGCATGAGCAAGACATCCATGAGCACCGGTATGCGGACGCTGCTGGATCTGAAGATGATTAACAAGGTCTGGGGAAAGGGCAGTCGCAAGGACCTGTACGAGGTTGTGCCGGATTGGCACCAGAACTTCACCGATTACTTCTCCATCCGTTGGCGCAAGGCTGTGGAGGCCAACTCGAATGCTCTGCGCAAGTCGTTGAAGGAAATTCACGACATGCGTGCGGACTACGCCGAAGACGAGCAGCTTCTGGCCGTGCTGGAGCAGGATGAGAGCAAGATTCATGATGCACTGAGCTATTACAAATGGCTGCTGAGATTCATCGACTCCCTGGAATCAGGTAAAATTTATGACCTCGTTCCGCTAGAGGATAGCGACTCACAGCGTTAG
- the queG gene encoding tRNA epoxyqueuosine(34) reductase QueG, giving the protein MDVDTARDSRFYAELKRELLAALPELGIDKLGIASCEPFVALKDRLLRHRELGYESGFEEPDLDKRTDPSLLFDRPQSMISIAIAYPSKLSNAPKSEPGARRGILARASWGEDYHKVLRDRMERLERWLRERVPEVRTENMVDTGALSDRAVAERAGIGWSAKNCCIITPEFGSWVYLGEMLTNLPLPPDTPITDQCGSCTKCIDACPTGALVGPGQLNSSLCISFITQTKGFVEDQVMRKIGNRLYGCDTCQIVCPVNKGKNWTHQHELQPDPEVVKPLLVPLLTIGNKEFKHQYGHTSSAWRGKKPIQRNAVIALGNFREESAVPDLISVLLQDPRPVLRGTAGWALGRIGTPEALRALEQAAGREMDEEALAMIRRALQQDNSAPEDAAQGKGHA; this is encoded by the coding sequence ATGGACGTGGATACAGCAAGGGATAGTCGGTTTTATGCCGAACTGAAGCGTGAGCTGCTTGCGGCGCTGCCGGAGTTGGGCATTGACAAACTGGGTATTGCTTCCTGTGAACCGTTCGTTGCGCTCAAGGATCGGTTGCTGCGCCATCGGGAGCTGGGGTACGAGTCAGGCTTCGAGGAGCCGGATCTGGATAAGCGGACAGATCCGTCCTTGTTGTTCGACAGGCCGCAATCTATGATCTCGATTGCGATCGCCTATCCATCCAAGCTGAGCAATGCACCCAAGTCAGAGCCGGGAGCACGGCGTGGGATATTAGCGCGGGCCTCGTGGGGCGAGGATTATCATAAGGTGCTGCGCGACCGGATGGAACGGCTGGAGCGCTGGCTGCGCGAGCGTGTGCCAGAGGTGCGCACCGAGAACATGGTCGATACGGGAGCGCTATCTGACAGGGCCGTCGCGGAGCGTGCCGGCATCGGCTGGAGCGCCAAAAATTGCTGCATTATTACTCCAGAATTCGGTTCCTGGGTCTATCTGGGGGAGATGCTGACGAATCTGCCCCTGCCGCCGGATACTCCGATAACGGATCAGTGCGGTAGTTGTACCAAATGTATCGATGCTTGTCCAACAGGGGCGTTAGTAGGTCCCGGGCAGCTCAACAGCAGCTTGTGCATTTCATTTATTACCCAAACCAAAGGCTTTGTGGAAGATCAGGTCATGCGCAAGATTGGCAATCGTCTCTATGGCTGCGATACCTGTCAGATTGTCTGTCCGGTGAACAAGGGCAAAAATTGGACGCATCAGCATGAGCTCCAGCCTGATCCAGAGGTCGTCAAGCCGCTGCTTGTCCCGCTCCTCACGATTGGCAATAAGGAGTTCAAGCATCAGTATGGACACACCTCCTCCGCATGGCGGGGCAAAAAGCCGATCCAGCGCAATGCGGTGATCGCCCTCGGCAATTTCCGCGAGGAGAGCGCTGTACCGGATCTGATTAGCGTGCTGCTGCAAGATCCAAGGCCTGTGCTGCGAGGTACAGCGGGCTGGGCGCTCGGACGAATCGGAACGCCAGAGGCGCTAAGGGCGCTCGAGCAGGCCGCGGGCAGGGAGATGGATGAAGAGGCGCTGGCGATGATTCGCCGCGCCTTGCAGCAGGATAACAGTGCACCAGAGGATGCTGCGCAGGGGAAGGGGCACGCCTGA